A single genomic interval of Streptococcus suis harbors:
- the pulA gene encoding type I pullulanase, protein MALRQFQAFLDDVATIRLVMEKRFDSEHMSFSLESNDATSQLSIHSCLEVDNLVIYYLTSLHALTLDKDYTIYDQDRNKAELGYGHIVRSTLFEQSYTYNGQDLGATYRPEATTFKLWAPISKQVFLVLEGNPHAMTKGAKGVWEITVGGDLEAHSYHYLHKVNGEWISVHDPYALSSTANSGDSYVINPDKLHKTRRAKTQRPISQAILYEMSVRDFSWQKEAGFKHRSQFLGLTESPTMDGMKLGMDYIRELGVTHIQLLPVYDFGSVDENKPQAVYNWGYDPMQYNLPEGSYSSQPNDPYARILELQEAIQAYHDADISVIMDVVYNHVYHAEKYAFELIVPGYFYRYDDHGMRTDGTFCGNDVASERSMVRNYIKQSLRQWLELYGFDGFRFDLMGILDSETINQIQTELSAIHPNVYLYGEGWKMATGLEFEKLAHQYNAEQLPEISFFNDDYRDTFKKLLLNPNRLVDKQLHEKVQHLLTGSRLSHFLTPQQSLNYIECHDNATAFDYFHIENPNWTPQQQKRAASFGLQLILISQGMAFIHSGQEFFRTKDEIDNTYNVPDRINRLEWTRAIRYREHIEFIQELITFRKNNPILSQDNYESIQETCDFYWLTEYVLRYQVTSEEKTVQFIINFADSDFTYEREKDKVVLYNYPPVEERDQQEITIAGQSICILEDK, encoded by the coding sequence ATGGCATTACGACAATTCCAAGCATTCCTTGATGATGTAGCAACTATTCGCTTGGTCATGGAAAAACGATTCGACTCCGAACATATGAGCTTCTCACTCGAATCAAATGATGCTACGTCTCAACTTTCTATCCATTCCTGTCTAGAAGTAGACAATCTCGTTATCTATTATCTAACCAGCCTCCATGCATTGACATTGGATAAGGACTATACCATCTACGACCAGGACCGTAATAAAGCTGAACTCGGCTATGGTCATATCGTTCGCTCTACACTTTTTGAACAAAGTTATACATACAATGGCCAAGACTTGGGAGCAACCTATCGACCAGAGGCAACAACCTTTAAGTTATGGGCACCTATTTCTAAGCAAGTTTTTCTTGTTCTAGAAGGAAACCCACATGCAATGACTAAGGGAGCAAAAGGAGTTTGGGAAATTACTGTTGGAGGAGACCTAGAAGCGCACAGCTATCACTATCTCCACAAAGTAAACGGTGAATGGATTTCCGTTCACGATCCCTACGCCCTGTCTTCCACAGCCAACTCAGGTGACAGCTACGTTATCAATCCAGATAAACTTCATAAAACTCGTCGCGCTAAGACCCAACGACCTATCTCTCAGGCCATTCTCTATGAAATGAGCGTCCGAGATTTCTCATGGCAAAAAGAAGCTGGTTTCAAGCATCGCAGTCAATTTCTTGGCTTGACAGAGTCTCCTACCATGGATGGAATGAAGCTAGGAATGGATTACATCAGAGAACTAGGCGTTACCCATATTCAATTATTGCCTGTTTATGATTTTGGTAGTGTGGATGAAAATAAACCCCAAGCTGTTTACAACTGGGGCTACGACCCTATGCAATACAATCTGCCAGAAGGTTCCTATTCTAGCCAACCAAACGATCCTTACGCACGTATTCTAGAGCTACAAGAAGCTATCCAGGCCTACCATGATGCAGATATTTCAGTTATTATGGACGTTGTTTACAACCACGTCTATCATGCTGAAAAGTACGCATTTGAGCTCATCGTTCCAGGCTACTTCTATCGCTATGATGACCACGGCATGCGAACAGACGGGACATTCTGCGGTAACGATGTTGCCAGCGAGCGCAGTATGGTCCGCAACTACATCAAACAATCCCTTCGCCAATGGCTAGAACTCTATGGTTTTGATGGCTTCCGTTTCGACCTTATGGGTATTTTAGATAGCGAAACAATCAACCAGATTCAAACTGAATTATCTGCCATTCACCCAAATGTCTACCTCTATGGTGAAGGATGGAAAATGGCAACAGGCCTCGAATTTGAAAAGCTGGCTCACCAGTACAATGCAGAGCAGTTACCTGAAATCAGTTTCTTCAATGACGATTACCGTGATACCTTTAAGAAACTCTTGCTCAATCCAAACCGTCTAGTAGATAAGCAATTGCACGAAAAGGTACAACATCTCCTGACTGGTAGCCGATTAAGCCATTTCTTAACGCCTCAACAGTCCCTCAACTACATCGAATGCCATGATAATGCTACAGCATTTGACTATTTCCATATTGAGAATCCAAACTGGACACCTCAACAGCAGAAACGTGCTGCAAGTTTTGGTCTCCAGCTCATCTTAATCTCTCAGGGTATGGCCTTCATTCACAGCGGACAGGAATTTTTCCGTACAAAAGATGAAATAGATAATACTTACAATGTCCCTGACCGTATCAACCGTCTGGAGTGGACACGAGCTATTCGTTATAGGGAACATATCGAGTTCATTCAGGAATTAATTACCTTCCGCAAAAATAATCCAATACTCAGCCAGGATAACTACGAAAGTATTCAAGAAACTTGTGATTTCTACTGGTTAACTGAATATGTTCTTCGCTATCAAGTAACAAGTGAAGAAAAGACCGTTCAATTTATCATCAACTTTGCGGATAGCGACTTTACCTATGAACGTGAAAAAGATAAGGTAGTTCTCTACAACTATCCTCCAGTCGAAGAGCGTGATCAGCAAGAAATCACGATTGCAGGACAGAGTATTTGCATTTTAGAAGACAAATAA
- a CDS encoding GNAT family N-acetyltransferase, with protein sequence MTWEIKTFEQLSLQELYTILTLRTDVFVVEQACPYPEIDGKDPSCLHLLGTDNGELVAYLRILPTGLSYDEVSIGRVVIKPSHRGKGLGRPMMEQAIAYITTEWKESQIKIGAQAYLEKFYQSLGFKPVSEVYLEDDIPHLDMLYRKPVN encoded by the coding sequence ATGACGTGGGAAATAAAAACATTTGAACAACTTAGTTTACAAGAACTTTACACCATCTTGACACTTCGGACAGATGTGTTTGTCGTGGAACAAGCCTGTCCCTATCCAGAAATAGATGGAAAAGACCCAAGTTGTCTTCATCTTTTAGGAACAGACAATGGGGAGTTAGTGGCTTATTTGAGAATATTGCCGACTGGTCTAAGTTATGATGAAGTTTCCATCGGTCGTGTGGTCATCAAGCCAAGCCATCGTGGTAAAGGATTGGGTCGGCCAATGATGGAGCAAGCTATCGCTTACATAACAACCGAGTGGAAGGAAAGTCAGATTAAAATCGGTGCCCAAGCCTATTTGGAAAAATTCTATCAATCGCTTGGCTTTAAGCCAGTTTCTGAAGTATATTTGGAGGATGATATCCCACATTTGGATATGTTATACCGTAAACCAGTCAACTAG
- a CDS encoding LacI family DNA-binding transcriptional regulator, giving the protein MRATIKDVAKLAGVSPSTVTRVIQNSSAISQKTKDLVRKAMADLNYHPNLNARSLVSSYTQVIGLVLPDDSDVFYQNPFFPTALRGISQVAADHNYAIQISTGKNEEQRLEAISQMVYGKRVDGLIFLYSKPDDPLVQLAIQHKFPFLILGKADSPFISLVDNDNIQAGFEATNYFINKGYKNIAFVAGNKELVVSQDRYTGYKNALKSHNIPLDENKVKFVSGFLLEDSAYKISKKLLKQDLDAIVTTDTSVAEGVVKYLNEVGVKLPIISFDSVKPKLDIEAYVDVHAIKLGRVAFNTLHQIINDNKEDKQVCYRRVIPHTITEL; this is encoded by the coding sequence ATGCGTGCAACCATCAAAGATGTGGCTAAATTAGCTGGTGTCTCGCCATCTACCGTTACCCGCGTCATTCAAAACAGCTCTGCTATTAGTCAAAAAACAAAAGACCTAGTTAGAAAGGCTATGGCGGACCTCAACTACCATCCAAACCTCAACGCTCGAAGCCTAGTTTCTAGCTATACACAGGTTATCGGACTGGTTTTGCCAGATGACTCGGATGTTTTCTATCAAAACCCCTTCTTCCCTACTGCCTTACGAGGAATTTCTCAAGTTGCGGCAGATCATAATTATGCCATCCAAATCTCCACAGGAAAGAATGAAGAACAACGTCTAGAAGCGATTTCTCAGATGGTCTACGGCAAACGAGTGGACGGCCTCATCTTCCTCTATTCCAAGCCCGACGATCCATTGGTACAATTAGCTATCCAACACAAATTCCCCTTCCTCATTCTTGGTAAGGCGGATTCTCCATTCATATCACTAGTTGATAATGATAATATCCAGGCCGGCTTTGAAGCTACCAACTACTTCATCAATAAAGGTTACAAAAACATTGCCTTCGTCGCTGGTAACAAAGAGTTAGTCGTATCTCAAGACCGTTATACTGGTTACAAGAACGCCCTTAAATCGCACAATATTCCCCTGGATGAAAACAAGGTCAAGTTTGTGTCTGGCTTCCTTCTCGAAGACAGTGCCTATAAAATTTCTAAGAAATTACTCAAACAAGACCTGGATGCAATCGTCACAACCGACACTTCCGTTGCCGAAGGTGTTGTCAAATATCTCAACGAAGTCGGAGTCAAACTTCCTATCATTTCTTTTGACTCCGTCAAGCCAAAACTAGATATTGAAGCCTACGTTGACGTCCACGCTATTAAGCTAGGACGCGTCGCATTCAATACTCTGCACCAAATCATCAATGACAACAAGGAAGACAAGCAAGTCTGCTACCGACGTGTCATTCCACATACCATCACCGAACTCTAA
- a CDS encoding YitT family protein — protein MKMNKFFRKQRVRLIRMARKNKFWSVILGISREKYAERISGSIIYGLLSSIAVNFFFRPGNVYSSGVTGLAQIVSALAASYAGWNVPIAVVYYGLNIPLLILAWYKIGYKFTIFTFITVSFSSFFIQFMPPVTLTTDPLVNAIFGGLMLGTGIGFALRNNVSSGGTDIVSIIIRKKTGRQVGAISLIVNILIMLIAGMTFGWQYALYSMVALFISSRMTDAIYVKQKRMQAMIITNQPERVIKKIHKKLNRGVTIINGAEGAYNHEQKTVLITIITRAEFSEFKQIMKKADPQAFVSVADNVNIIGRFVESD, from the coding sequence TTGAAAATGAATAAATTTTTCAGAAAACAGCGTGTACGCTTGATAAGAATGGCCAGAAAGAATAAGTTTTGGTCGGTCATTTTGGGAATTTCTCGGGAAAAATATGCTGAACGGATATCGGGGTCCATTATTTATGGGCTCCTATCTAGTATTGCAGTCAATTTTTTCTTTCGACCAGGGAATGTCTATTCGTCTGGAGTTACTGGTCTTGCACAGATTGTTTCTGCTCTGGCAGCTTCTTACGCTGGTTGGAATGTACCGATTGCGGTGGTCTACTATGGCCTGAACATTCCCTTGCTTATCTTAGCTTGGTATAAAATTGGTTATAAATTTACTATCTTTACCTTTATTACGGTATCCTTCAGTTCTTTCTTTATCCAATTTATGCCGCCAGTTACCCTGACGACGGATCCGTTAGTCAATGCTATTTTCGGTGGTCTCATGCTGGGAACTGGGATTGGCTTTGCGCTTAGGAACAATGTATCCAGTGGTGGTACTGATATTGTCTCTATTATTATTCGCAAGAAGACGGGACGTCAAGTTGGAGCCATTTCCTTGATTGTCAACATCCTGATTATGTTGATTGCAGGGATGACCTTTGGCTGGCAATATGCCCTGTATTCAATGGTTGCGCTGTTTATCTCCAGCCGCATGACAGATGCAATCTATGTCAAGCAAAAGCGGATGCAGGCTATGATTATTACCAATCAACCAGAACGAGTTATCAAAAAAATCCATAAGAAGCTCAATCGCGGTGTGACCATTATCAACGGTGCTGAGGGTGCTTATAACCATGAGCAAAAAACGGTACTGATTACTATTATCACGCGTGCGGAGTTTAGTGAATTTAAGCAAATTATGAAAAAAGCAGATCCTCAAGCCTTTGTATCGGTAGCTGACAACGTCAATATTATTGGTCGGTTTGTGGAAAGTGACTGA
- a CDS encoding aldo/keto reductase, with protein sequence MQRLGQTGLEVSRIGLGCMRMASLSEQETAKVLDTVVGQGINFFDHADIYGGGESEIRFAQGAKLAGLKREDLLLQSKCGIRKGYFDFSKEYILESVDGILKRLDTEYLDVLALHRPDALMEAEEVAEAFYLLKKAGRVHHFGVSNQNIYQMELLQSYLDQPLAVNQLQLSPAHTPLIDAGLHVNMKDDAATMCDGGLIDYCQLKKITIQAWSPFLIDLQRGIFANHPDYALLNQTIGEIAERYNVSHETIVVAWILRHPAKIQTIVGSMNPERLTKIAQASQITLTRPEWYEIYRSAGNILP encoded by the coding sequence ATGCAAAGATTAGGACAAACAGGATTAGAAGTTTCACGAATTGGTCTAGGCTGTATGCGAATGGCTAGTTTGAGCGAGCAGGAAACTGCTAAAGTGTTAGATACAGTTGTTGGACAGGGAATTAACTTTTTTGATCATGCGGATATTTATGGTGGTGGTGAGTCAGAAATCCGTTTTGCTCAGGGGGCAAAATTGGCGGGATTGAAACGTGAGGACCTGCTTCTCCAATCAAAATGTGGCATTCGTAAAGGTTATTTTGATTTCTCAAAAGAGTATATTTTGGAATCTGTGGATGGGATTTTGAAGCGCTTGGATACGGAATATTTAGACGTTCTCGCCTTACACCGTCCGGATGCTCTAATGGAGGCAGAGGAAGTGGCAGAAGCCTTTTATCTCTTGAAAAAAGCAGGGAGGGTTCATCATTTTGGCGTCAGCAACCAAAACATTTACCAAATGGAGTTATTACAGTCCTATCTCGATCAACCGCTTGCAGTTAATCAATTGCAGCTCTCTCCAGCCCACACGCCTTTGATTGATGCTGGACTACATGTCAATATGAAAGATGATGCTGCGACTATGTGTGATGGTGGACTGATTGATTATTGCCAGCTTAAAAAAATCACTATCCAAGCCTGGTCTCCTTTCTTGATTGATTTGCAACGAGGTATTTTTGCCAACCATCCAGATTATGCTCTTTTAAATCAAACTATTGGGGAAATAGCAGAGCGATACAATGTTTCACATGAAACAATTGTCGTAGCTTGGATTTTGCGTCATCCAGCAAAGATTCAAACGATTGTGGGTTCTATGAACCCAGAACGCTTGACAAAGATTGCTCAAGCGAGCCAGATTACCTTAACGAGACCAGAATGGTATGAGATTTACAGAAGTGCAGGGAACATTTTGCCCTAG
- the nrdI gene encoding class Ib ribonucleoside-diphosphate reductase assembly flavoprotein NrdI, with the protein MKKKIYLVYISLSGNTESFVKHLKSFFQFQTDWEIELVHVKDLVKQDIPFYQLDAPFVAFLPTYLEGGNGVDNGDVEILTNPLGDFIALGTNAELCLGVVGSGNRNFNNQYCLTAKQYAERFDFPVIDTFELRGMQNDIERIGRKIMGLM; encoded by the coding sequence ATGAAGAAGAAAATATATTTGGTTTATATCAGTTTGAGTGGCAATACAGAGAGTTTTGTGAAACATCTAAAGTCCTTTTTCCAATTTCAAACTGACTGGGAGATTGAGCTAGTTCATGTCAAAGATTTGGTCAAGCAAGATATTCCTTTCTATCAGCTAGATGCACCCTTTGTCGCCTTTTTGCCAACCTACTTAGAAGGTGGAAATGGAGTGGACAACGGAGATGTGGAAATTCTGACCAATCCTCTCGGAGATTTTATCGCTTTGGGGACCAATGCAGAGCTCTGTCTGGGTGTTGTTGGCTCAGGTAACCGCAATTTTAACAACCAATATTGTCTGACTGCCAAGCAATATGCTGAGCGATTTGATTTTCCTGTTATAGACACCTTTGAACTCAGAGGAATGCAGAATGACATTGAACGCATTGGTCGGAAGATAATGGGATTGATGTAA
- a CDS encoding metallophosphoesterase, giving the protein MKKKIVLLLGAIAVIVLIWSAIAGQRQQSYIEVELTDQNKIWIITDLHYLSQDLFDDGEAFSYIEKTAAGKDLRYGKERMEALVEQVEREHPSLLLVSGDLTLNGEKQSMVELAQYFTRIEEKGTEVLVIPGNHDIASGWARAFKGDQQIVTDQVTAQQFAELFVNHGYQQASSRDKDSLSYLAKPFSNAWFLMIDSNIYSDGYGKGAPPTNGRIKKETLDWIEVQLKSAKEAGVSLIPVVHHNVLQQHAMLTKGYTLDNAADLKALFNQYGIQFGFSGHTHSQNIVEEDLGQVSYTEVVNGAFSIYPAIIGQLSLDDTSIHYQKTQLDMASWTEKHQPSDPNLQDHVTYLQTVFDNTSDIMVHNVLNDERWYDGETADAISQFIMPANRAYFSGEKLDQTWLDEKVFPSQAYQTLQAASPRSFLADYLDVIIKRSQSRDVEKLAITTKN; this is encoded by the coding sequence ATGAAGAAGAAAATAGTATTATTGTTAGGAGCTATTGCAGTCATTGTTTTGATTTGGTCTGCTATTGCTGGTCAGCGTCAGCAATCCTATATCGAGGTTGAACTAACAGACCAGAATAAAATCTGGATTATCACTGATTTGCATTATTTATCACAGGATTTATTTGATGATGGAGAGGCATTTTCTTATATAGAAAAAACAGCTGCTGGCAAGGATTTACGTTATGGAAAAGAGCGGATGGAGGCTTTGGTTGAGCAGGTTGAGCGTGAACATCCTTCCTTGTTACTAGTCAGTGGAGATTTGACTCTTAATGGAGAAAAGCAGAGCATGGTTGAGTTGGCGCAATATTTTACCCGGATTGAAGAAAAAGGAACGGAGGTTTTGGTGATTCCTGGCAACCATGATATTGCCAGTGGATGGGCTAGGGCCTTTAAGGGAGACCAGCAGATAGTGACGGATCAGGTCACTGCTCAGCAATTTGCAGAGCTATTTGTCAATCACGGTTATCAACAAGCTAGCAGTCGTGATAAAGACTCATTGAGCTATCTAGCCAAGCCATTTTCAAATGCTTGGTTTCTGATGATAGACAGCAACATCTACTCTGACGGCTACGGAAAAGGAGCTCCTCCAACCAATGGACGTATCAAAAAAGAGACCTTGGATTGGATAGAAGTACAACTTAAGTCAGCTAAGGAAGCTGGAGTGAGCCTGATACCTGTTGTCCATCACAATGTCTTGCAACAGCATGCTATGCTGACAAAAGGGTACACTTTGGATAATGCTGCCGATTTGAAGGCTTTGTTCAATCAATATGGCATTCAATTTGGTTTTTCTGGACACACGCATTCTCAGAATATTGTTGAAGAAGATTTGGGGCAAGTCAGCTATACTGAAGTGGTCAATGGAGCATTTTCTATTTATCCAGCTATTATCGGCCAATTGAGCCTTGATGATACAAGCATTCACTATCAAAAAACTCAACTTGATATGGCTTCGTGGACAGAAAAGCACCAACCTAGTGATCCAAATTTGCAGGATCACGTTACCTACTTACAAACTGTCTTTGACAATACCAGTGACATCATGGTCCACAATGTGTTAAACGATGAGCGTTGGTATGACGGCGAGACGGCAGATGCTATTTCACAATTTATCATGCCGGCCAACCGTGCTTATTTTTCAGGAGAAAAATTAGATCAGACTTGGCTAGATGAGAAGGTATTTCCAAGCCAAGCCTATCAGACCTTGCAAGCAGCATCACCGAGAAGTTTCTTGGCTGATTATCTTGATGTGATTATAAAACGGAGTCAAAGTCGAGATGTGGAAAAACTAGCAATTACCACCAAAAACTGA
- the aspS gene encoding aspartate--tRNA ligase: protein MKRSMYAGRVRKEHVGQEITLKGWVGRRRDLGGLIFIDLRDREGIMQLVINPESVEAEVMAKAESLRSEFVIEVTGTVVEREQANDNLPTGVVELQVTSLTVLNTAKTTPFEIKDGIEASDDTRLRYRYLDLRRPEMLNNFKLRAAVTHSIRNYLDDLEFIDVETPMLTKSTPEGARDYLVPSRVSKGHFYALPQSPQITKQLLMNAGFDRYYQIVKCFRDEDLRGDRQPEFTQVDLETSFLNEVEIQDIVEGLIAKVLKDTKGIDVTLPFPRMAYDHAMNFYGSDKPDTRFDMLLQDLTDTVKEVDFKVFSEAPVVKAIVVKGAADSYSRKDIDKLTEYAKQFGAKGLAWVKVDQGELAGPVAKFLTDITANLTASLQLEDKDLVLFVADELEVANNTLGALRNRLAKEQGLIDESKFNFLWIVDWPMFEWSEEEGRYTSAHHPFTLPTEETAHHLDGDLAQVRAVAYDIVLNGYELGGGSLRINQKDMQERMFKALGFSAEDAHEQFGFLLEAMDYGFPPHGGLAIGLDRFVMLLAGEDNIREVIAFPKNNKASDPMTQAPSTVVSAQLEELALNITLENE, encoded by the coding sequence ATGAAACGTTCTATGTACGCTGGACGTGTTCGTAAGGAACATGTCGGACAGGAAATTACTTTGAAAGGTTGGGTTGGCCGCCGTCGTGACTTGGGTGGCCTGATTTTCATTGACTTGCGTGACCGTGAAGGCATTATGCAATTGGTGATTAACCCTGAGTCAGTTGAAGCTGAAGTGATGGCAAAAGCGGAGAGTCTTCGTTCCGAGTTTGTTATCGAAGTAACAGGAACGGTTGTGGAGCGTGAGCAAGCTAATGACAACCTCCCAACAGGAGTTGTTGAACTGCAAGTAACCAGCTTGACAGTACTTAATACAGCTAAGACAACACCTTTTGAAATCAAGGATGGCATTGAAGCCAGCGATGACACTCGTCTTCGTTACCGTTATTTGGATCTTCGTCGTCCAGAAATGCTTAACAACTTCAAATTGCGTGCGGCTGTAACCCACAGCATTCGCAACTACTTGGATGACTTGGAATTTATAGATGTGGAAACACCAATGTTGACCAAGTCAACGCCAGAAGGTGCGCGTGATTACTTGGTGCCATCTCGTGTGTCAAAAGGTCACTTCTATGCCCTTCCACAAAGTCCACAGATTACTAAGCAGCTTTTAATGAATGCTGGTTTCGACCGTTATTACCAAATCGTTAAGTGTTTCCGTGATGAAGATTTGCGTGGTGACCGCCAACCTGAGTTTACACAGGTTGACTTGGAAACCTCATTCTTGAATGAGGTTGAAATCCAAGACATCGTAGAAGGCTTGATTGCTAAGGTCTTGAAAGATACCAAAGGAATCGATGTGACCTTGCCATTCCCTCGTATGGCCTACGACCATGCTATGAACTTCTATGGTTCAGACAAGCCAGATACTCGTTTTGACATGCTCTTGCAAGACTTGACAGATACTGTCAAGGAAGTTGACTTCAAAGTCTTCTCAGAAGCACCAGTTGTCAAAGCCATTGTTGTCAAGGGTGCGGCGGATAGCTACTCACGTAAAGATATTGATAAATTAACAGAATACGCTAAACAATTTGGTGCTAAGGGACTTGCTTGGGTCAAAGTTGACCAGGGAGAACTAGCTGGCCCAGTTGCCAAGTTCTTGACAGACATTACAGCAAACTTGACAGCAAGTTTACAACTTGAAGACAAGGACTTGGTTCTCTTTGTGGCAGATGAATTGGAAGTTGCCAACAATACCCTGGGTGCCTTGCGTAATCGCTTGGCAAAAGAGCAAGGTTTGATTGACGAAAGTAAGTTCAACTTCCTCTGGATTGTGGATTGGCCAATGTTTGAGTGGTCTGAAGAAGAAGGTCGCTATACGAGTGCCCACCACCCATTCACCTTGCCGACGGAAGAAACAGCTCATCATTTGGATGGTGATTTGGCGCAGGTGCGTGCAGTTGCCTATGACATTGTTCTAAACGGTTATGAGCTCGGTGGCGGTAGCCTTCGTATCAACCAAAAAGACATGCAGGAACGGATGTTCAAGGCGCTTGGCTTCTCTGCTGAAGATGCGCATGAGCAGTTTGGTTTCTTGCTAGAAGCTATGGACTACGGCTTCCCACCACATGGTGGATTGGCTATCGGTTTGGACCGCTTTGTCATGTTATTGGCTGGTGAGGATAACATTCGTGAAGTTATCGCCTTTCCGAAGAATAACAAGGCATCTGATCCGATGACACAGGCACCAAGTACGGTTGTATCAGCACAATTAGAGGAATTAGCTTTAAACATTACACTTGAAAATGAATAA
- a CDS encoding glycosyltransferase family 2 protein: protein MTLLSIAIPSYNSEAYLHYCVHSLVMGGDKVEILIINDGSTDRTQEIAEELANQFSNVRAIYQENKGHGGAVNTGIREAKGKYFKVVDSDDWVDTRAYLKILESLQALEDENTPVDAFISNFVYEKEGQSRKKSMSYQDVLPENRIFGWEDVGAFSKGQYMMMHSLIYRTDLLREVGLVLPEHTFYVDNIFVFTPLQAVKTMFYLPVDFYRYFIGRNDQSVNESVMIKRIDQQLKVNRILVDNLDLEAIDNPDLRSYLLNHVEITTIISCALLNRAGTAEHMMKKQELWHYIRDNNPALFKIVRKGLLGQLTNLYGYPGRKISNAVYKIAKRIYGFN from the coding sequence ATGACCTTACTAAGCATTGCTATTCCGAGCTATAATTCGGAGGCCTACCTTCATTACTGTGTTCATTCCCTTGTAATGGGTGGGGACAAGGTTGAAATTCTGATTATTAACGATGGTTCGACCGATCGGACTCAGGAAATTGCAGAGGAACTTGCTAATCAATTTTCGAATGTACGAGCTATTTATCAAGAGAATAAGGGTCATGGCGGAGCTGTTAATACAGGGATACGTGAGGCCAAGGGGAAGTACTTTAAAGTTGTAGATTCAGATGACTGGGTCGATACCAGGGCCTATTTGAAGATCCTAGAGAGTTTGCAGGCTTTGGAAGATGAAAATACGCCAGTTGATGCTTTTATCTCCAACTTTGTTTATGAAAAAGAGGGACAATCTCGCAAAAAATCCATGTCTTATCAGGATGTTTTACCAGAAAATCGGATTTTTGGCTGGGAAGATGTGGGGGCATTTTCCAAGGGGCAATACATGATGATGCATTCCTTGATTTACAGGACAGATTTACTGCGTGAGGTTGGTCTTGTTCTGCCAGAGCATACTTTTTATGTGGATAATATTTTTGTATTTACTCCTTTGCAGGCTGTGAAAACGATGTTCTATCTGCCAGTAGATTTTTATCGTTACTTTATTGGGCGAAATGACCAGTCTGTCAATGAATCCGTCATGATTAAGCGCATTGACCAGCAGTTAAAAGTCAATCGAATTTTGGTAGATAATTTAGACTTGGAGGCGATTGACAATCCTGATTTGCGAAGTTACTTGCTTAATCATGTAGAAATTACCACCATTATCTCCTGTGCTCTTCTCAATCGTGCTGGTACTGCTGAGCATATGATGAAGAAGCAGGAACTCTGGCACTATATTCGGGATAATAATCCAGCTCTATTTAAAATCGTTCGAAAAGGGTTACTCGGACAATTAACCAACCTTTACGGTTACCCAGGTCGAAAAATTTCCAATGCCGTCTATAAAATCGCGAAAAGAATTTATGGTTTTAACTAA